One Lepus europaeus isolate LE1 chromosome X, mLepTim1.pri, whole genome shotgun sequence genomic window carries:
- the LOC133753358 gene encoding RNA-binding protein 7-like: MGAAATEADRTLFVGNLETKVTEELLFELFHQAGPVIKVKIPKDKDGKPKQFAFVNFKHEVSVPYAMNLLNGIKLFGRPIKIQFRSGSSHASQDVSLSYLQHHVGNSSPTSTSPSSRYKRTVDNVAPSAQMIQRSFSSPENYQRQAVMSSVLRQMSYGGKFGSPHVDKSGFSPSVQSHNHAFIQLSSSQWRQDTPSLQRKGRQNSHPYLADRHYSREQRHSDHGSDRHYRGSRYDFFYEDRNHDGWSHDYDNRRDSSRDGKWRSSRH; this comes from the coding sequence ATGGGGGCAGCGGCCACGGAAGCGGATCGCACTCTGTTTGTGGGCAACCTTGAAACGAAAGTGACAGAGGAGCTCTTGTTCGAGCTTTTCCACCAGGCTGGGCCAGTAATAAAGGTGAAAATTCCAAAAGATAAGGATGGTAAACCAAAGCAGTTCGCATTTGTAAATTTCAAACATGAGGTGTCTGTTCCTTATGCAATGAATCTACTTAATGGAATCAAACTTTTTGGAAGGCCCATCAAAATTCAATTTAGATCAGGAAGTAGTCATGCCTCACAGGATGTCAGTTTGTCATATCTCCAGCATCATGTTGGAAATTCAAGCCCTACCTCCACTTCTCCTAGCAGCAGATACAAAAGGACAGTGGATAATGTGGCTCCATCAGCACAGATGATCCAGAGGTCTTTCTCATCTCCAGAAAATTATCAGAGACAAGCAGTGATGAGCAGTGTTTTGAGACAGATGTCATATGGTGGGAAATTTGGTTCTCCACATGTGGATAAGTCAGGATTCTCACCATCAGTTCAGTCCCATAATCATGCTTTTATCCAGTTGTCAAGCTCCCAGTGGCGCCAGGATACCCCGTCATTGCAGCGTAAAGGCAGGCAGAATTCTCACCCCTACCTGGCAGACAGACATTACAGCCGTGAACAGCGGCACTCTGATCACGGGTCTGACCGCCACTACAGAGGCAGCCGTTATGATTTCTTCTATGAAGACAGGAACCATGATGGCTGGAGCCATGACTATGATAACAGGAGAGACAGTAGTAGAGATGGAAAATGGCGTTCGTCCCGGCACTAA